The following proteins are encoded in a genomic region of uncultured Fretibacterium sp.:
- the nhaC gene encoding Na+/H+ antiporter NhaC, with protein sequence MERKTSMLESIILFALISVTIVIFVQLKLGLQIPLLFSWIILYFFCLIKGIDYNALEKHALDAIRSAFVVVLILLSVGTLIGSWIISGTVPTIICYGLELINPRYFLPVTVLICSIMSLATGTSYGSAGSGGLAMMGIGIAMGFPPGMIAGAVICGALFGDKLSPFSDSTNLASGMANADLFKHIRSCLWTTVPPYILTLIFFTFLGFRHVGSGVFDEATLDSYRATLNGIFKIGWVSLLPLILVVVLLIRKVAAFISILMGALFGVFVAYFYQGRGFSEIMKTLYEGFTISSGVEFVDKLLNRGGMMSMFDLMIVIVFAIGLGSMLEYLGVLGNILDRITKRIHSTGSLILATLGIGYVTTAIGCNMAMGQVITGRLMSPIFKQRGVAPEVLSRTLSDAGVLGGTMMPWHTTSIFFATTLGVGYLDYIPYVPLCYLTPFVALVMAYMGIAVGTAPPEDPEPEASAS encoded by the coding sequence ATGGAAAGAAAGACCAGCATGCTGGAATCCATTATCCTGTTCGCACTGATTTCCGTCACGATCGTCATCTTCGTCCAGCTCAAGCTGGGCCTGCAGATCCCGTTGCTCTTCTCCTGGATCATCCTCTACTTCTTCTGTCTGATCAAGGGGATCGACTACAACGCCCTTGAGAAACACGCGCTAGACGCCATCCGTTCCGCCTTTGTCGTCGTCCTGATTCTGCTCTCGGTGGGGACCCTCATCGGATCCTGGATCATCTCCGGGACGGTTCCAACGATCATCTGTTACGGGCTGGAGCTGATCAACCCTCGCTACTTCCTGCCGGTAACGGTGCTCATCTGCTCCATCATGTCCCTGGCCACGGGGACCTCCTACGGATCGGCGGGGTCCGGGGGACTCGCGATGATGGGCATCGGCATCGCCATGGGCTTCCCCCCCGGGATGATCGCCGGCGCCGTTATCTGCGGAGCGCTCTTCGGCGATAAGCTGTCCCCCTTCTCCGACAGCACGAACCTTGCCTCGGGCATGGCCAACGCGGACCTCTTCAAGCACATCCGAAGCTGCCTGTGGACCACGGTCCCCCCCTACATCCTGACGCTGATCTTCTTCACCTTCCTGGGTTTTCGCCATGTCGGGTCTGGAGTGTTCGACGAGGCGACCCTCGATTCCTATCGAGCGACCCTGAACGGGATTTTCAAGATCGGCTGGGTATCGCTGCTTCCGCTGATTTTGGTGGTGGTGCTCCTGATCCGCAAGGTCGCCGCCTTCATCAGCATCCTGATGGGAGCCCTCTTCGGCGTATTCGTGGCCTACTTCTATCAGGGCCGTGGATTCTCGGAGATCATGAAGACCCTTTACGAGGGCTTCACGATCTCCTCCGGGGTGGAGTTTGTGGACAAACTTCTGAACCGCGGCGGAATGATGAGCATGTTCGACCTCATGATCGTCATCGTCTTCGCCATCGGGCTGGGCAGCATGCTCGAATACCTTGGGGTGCTCGGCAACATCCTGGACCGGATAACCAAGAGGATCCACTCCACGGGCAGCCTGATCCTGGCGACGCTCGGGATCGGCTACGTCACCACGGCCATCGGCTGCAACATGGCGATGGGACAGGTCATCACGGGACGCCTCATGAGCCCCATCTTCAAGCAGCGCGGCGTCGCACCGGAGGTACTCTCCCGAACCCTGAGCGACGCCGGGGTCCTTGGAGGGACGATGATGCCCTGGCACACGACGTCCATCTTCTTTGCGACCACGCTCGGAGTCGGGTACCTGGACTACATCCCCTATGTGCCTCTCTGCTACCTGACGCCATTCGTCGCGCTGGTCATGGCCTACATGGGCATCGCCGTCGGAACCGCTCCGCCCGAGGATCCGGAGCCCGAGGCTTCCGCCTCCTGA
- a CDS encoding ABC transporter substrate-binding protein, translated as MIRKLLLGALVLLGSAVFGRGAEAADLRKVSIQIDGAAVPYYAPLYLAQEKGYFAEQGLDVEFYYSAGADIVKNVGVGNVEFGFPNADSVIVGRGAGIPVKVVHTTYQHGLGATIFKRSSGISGPADLKGKKVAVTSLASPNYIQLQVMLKEAGLAVSDLDLEVIGTGAIVGALADGQVDAIVFSMLRTVELRNQGVDVDEIRSDTFLPSHGNVLIAGEKLLKDEPELVEKFVSALDRSLDYIIGGHSREAVELSVSKYAPSFGDRVDVVTRILDEIFIPYLWTSDYTKAHGLGASDAERWGRSIAILKEYGVLKTAPSAEDLLYVRP; from the coding sequence ATGATTAGGAAGTTGCTTTTGGGTGCGCTGGTGCTGCTGGGGAGCGCCGTGTTCGGCCGGGGGGCGGAGGCCGCCGACCTGCGCAAGGTGTCCATCCAGATCGACGGGGCGGCCGTCCCCTATTACGCGCCGCTCTATCTGGCGCAGGAGAAGGGGTATTTCGCCGAGCAGGGACTCGACGTGGAGTTCTACTATTCCGCGGGGGCGGATATCGTCAAGAACGTGGGCGTGGGCAACGTGGAGTTCGGCTTTCCCAACGCGGATTCGGTCATCGTGGGCCGAGGGGCCGGGATCCCCGTCAAGGTGGTCCATACGACCTATCAGCATGGGTTGGGCGCGACGATCTTCAAGCGGTCGAGCGGGATCTCCGGACCGGCCGATCTCAAGGGGAAGAAGGTTGCGGTCACCAGCCTGGCGAGCCCGAACTACATTCAGCTCCAGGTCATGCTCAAGGAGGCCGGCCTTGCCGTCTCGGACCTCGACCTGGAGGTCATCGGCACGGGGGCCATCGTGGGCGCCCTTGCCGACGGACAGGTGGACGCCATCGTCTTCTCCATGCTGAGGACCGTGGAGCTGCGCAATCAGGGGGTGGATGTGGACGAGATCCGGTCCGACACCTTCCTGCCCTCGCACGGAAACGTCCTGATCGCGGGGGAGAAGCTGCTGAAGGACGAGCCCGAGCTGGTGGAAAAGTTCGTCTCGGCCCTCGACAGGTCCCTGGATTACATCATCGGCGGGCACAGCCGCGAGGCCGTCGAGCTCTCCGTGAGCAAATACGCGCCGAGCTTCGGCGACCGCGTCGACGTCGTGACGAGGATTCTGGACGAGATCTTCATCCCCTACCTCTGGACCAGCGACTACACGAAGGCGCACGGGTTGGGGGCCTCCGACGCGGAGCGCTGGGGACGGTCCATCGCCATCCTGAAGGAGTACGGCGTGCTGAAAACGGCTCCATCGGCGGAGGACCTGCTTTACGTGAGGCCCTAG
- a CDS encoding ABC transporter permease, with the protein MTPTRWRRAAEYGLSFALFLGIWKGYVAAYDVPAFILPSPEETFLCLVRLFKGEIYFHLAVTTGEIVSGFLLGSVLGFLFGYPLARSVLLRKALMPYVLFAQTAPKIALIPLFVLWFGLGWASKLILIVSMVFFPVMASVILGMQSVDRGMRDLMHVLRASRLQTFWEVELPSSLPPIFAGLKVGIVQAVIGAIVAEWISSKSGLGYLLTYASALSDTPLLVAAIIVTSSLGVLLYEVLDVVEGRLLGWHESKRDAHAVLREAAP; encoded by the coding sequence ATGACCCCGACCCGCTGGAGGCGCGCGGCCGAGTACGGGCTGTCGTTCGCCCTGTTCCTGGGGATCTGGAAGGGGTACGTCGCGGCATACGACGTCCCGGCCTTCATCCTGCCCTCCCCGGAGGAGACGTTTCTCTGCCTCGTCCGGCTCTTCAAGGGGGAGATATACTTTCACCTGGCCGTCACAACGGGGGAGATCGTCTCGGGGTTCCTTCTCGGGAGCGTTCTGGGCTTCCTGTTCGGCTATCCCCTGGCCAGGAGCGTGCTGCTCCGCAAGGCCCTGATGCCCTACGTCCTCTTCGCCCAGACGGCCCCCAAAATAGCGCTCATACCGCTCTTCGTGTTGTGGTTCGGGCTGGGCTGGGCCTCCAAGCTGATCCTGATCGTGTCCATGGTCTTCTTCCCGGTCATGGCGTCCGTGATCCTGGGGATGCAATCCGTGGACCGCGGGATGCGCGACCTGATGCACGTCCTCCGGGCCTCGCGGCTGCAGACGTTCTGGGAGGTGGAGCTGCCCTCGTCCCTGCCGCCGATCTTCGCGGGGCTGAAGGTGGGGATCGTCCAAGCCGTGATCGGGGCGATCGTGGCCGAGTGGATCTCGAGCAAATCGGGGCTGGGCTACCTGCTGACCTATGCCTCGGCCCTGAGCGACACGCCGCTCCTCGTCGCCGCCATCATCGTGACCTCCTCCCTGGGCGTCCTCCTCTACGAGGTGCTGGACGTTGTGGAGGGGCGGCTTCTCGGCTGGCACGAGTCGAAGCGCGACGCCCATGCCGTCCTGAGGGAGGCCGCGCCGTGA
- a CDS encoding nucleoside phosphorylase → MSRYTSASDPRYDGRLPHLRCLPSEVAPIVLLPGDPARVGRIGEGLRDFRIVSDNREFLVGRGTFDGVPITVCSTGIGAPSTEIAVVELIRSGARALIRVGGCGALRAGIECGDLILNSGMVRLGGASIHYARPEYPAVASFDVLECLRDACREQGARWHVGIGASVGSFYRGQGRAGPSARPDDDALYREMLGLGVLNMEMEAETVLTLGSLYGVHAGSIVAVHCNRVTNRWLVDDGESQGRLCRVALSGARRLYERLRLEEPEAMKMGKDVCGDD, encoded by the coding sequence GTGAGCCGTTACACCAGCGCGTCCGATCCCCGCTACGACGGACGCCTCCCTCACCTGCGCTGTCTGCCCTCCGAGGTGGCGCCGATCGTCCTGCTGCCGGGGGACCCCGCCAGAGTAGGGCGGATAGGGGAGGGGCTGCGGGATTTCCGCATCGTCTCGGACAACCGGGAGTTCCTCGTCGGGCGGGGGACGTTCGATGGGGTCCCCATAACGGTCTGTTCCACGGGAATCGGCGCACCCTCGACCGAGATCGCGGTCGTGGAGCTGATCCGTTCCGGGGCCAGGGCCCTGATACGGGTCGGGGGATGCGGGGCGCTGCGCGCCGGCATCGAGTGCGGCGACCTGATCCTCAACTCGGGCATGGTGCGCCTGGGAGGGGCATCGATCCACTACGCGCGCCCGGAGTACCCCGCAGTCGCATCCTTCGACGTCCTGGAGTGCCTGCGCGATGCGTGCCGCGAGCAGGGGGCGAGGTGGCATGTCGGCATCGGGGCCTCCGTGGGGAGCTTCTACCGCGGGCAGGGGCGCGCCGGGCCCTCCGCCCGGCCGGACGACGACGCCCTGTATCGGGAGATGCTCGGCCTCGGGGTGCTGAACATGGAGATGGAGGCCGAAACGGTCCTGACCCTCGGCTCCCTGTACGGGGTCCATGCGGGCAGCATCGTCGCCGTGCACTGCAACCGCGTCACGAATCGCTGGCTGGTGGACGACGGGGAGTCGCAGGGGCGCCTGTGCCGGGTTGCGCTCTCGGGGGCCCGCCGTCTGTACGAAAGATTGAGGCTCGAGGAGCCGGAAGCGATGAAAATGGGAAAGGACGTGTGTGGAGATGATTAG
- a CDS encoding ABC transporter permease, giving the protein MRRALLNWLPPAAVFPLLIWGWKAYIAAFDVPPNLLPQPEDVLKHLVFHFTRGDMLRHVGVTLHEVFVGVLIGAAAGVAAGYWVARSRLLERLVMPFVLIVQTAPKISIAPLLILWFGLGIESKVALVVLVVFFPIMVNEVAAIRDIDADLHQLLSVLGATAWQRFAYLEFPASLSWLLSGMKVAVTQAVIGAVVGEMIGSKAGMGFLLMLGNETSDINLILASVIVLSLIGLLLYLLVAFAERRLVAWREPEAEPV; this is encoded by the coding sequence ATGCGCCGAGCTCTGCTGAACTGGCTGCCCCCCGCGGCCGTGTTCCCCCTGCTGATCTGGGGGTGGAAGGCCTACATCGCGGCCTTCGACGTTCCGCCGAACCTGCTGCCGCAGCCGGAGGACGTTCTGAAGCACCTGGTCTTCCACTTCACGCGGGGGGACATGCTGCGGCACGTGGGCGTGACGCTTCACGAGGTTTTCGTGGGCGTCCTGATCGGGGCAGCGGCCGGGGTTGCCGCCGGGTATTGGGTCGCGAGGTCCCGTCTTCTGGAGCGTCTGGTGATGCCCTTTGTCCTGATCGTGCAGACGGCTCCCAAGATCTCGATCGCGCCGCTCCTGATCCTCTGGTTCGGCCTCGGCATCGAGTCGAAGGTGGCGCTGGTGGTCCTGGTGGTCTTCTTCCCCATTATGGTCAACGAGGTGGCCGCGATCCGGGACATCGACGCCGACCTGCACCAGCTTCTCTCGGTCCTGGGGGCCACGGCCTGGCAGCGCTTCGCCTATCTGGAGTTCCCCGCGTCCCTCTCCTGGCTGCTCTCGGGGATGAAGGTGGCCGTCACGCAGGCCGTCATCGGGGCGGTCGTCGGCGAGATGATCGGCAGCAAGGCGGGGATGGGCTTCCTTCTGATGCTGGGGAACGAGACCAGCGACATCAACCTGATCCTGGCCTCCGTCATCGTGTTGAGCCTGATCGGCCTGCTGCTCTACCTCCTGGTCGCCTTTGCCGAACGCCGTCTGGTCGCCTGGCGGGAACCGGAGGCGGAACCCGTATAG